Proteins co-encoded in one Meiothermus sp. genomic window:
- the rplB gene encoding 50S ribosomal protein L2: MAVKKFRPYTPSRRFMTVADFSDLTKKRPEKSLTAPQKKTGGRNNQGRTTSRFISGGHKQLYRIIDFRRRDKAGIPARVAALEYDPNRTARIALLFYRDGEKRYILAPDALKVDSIVNSGPEAPISVGNALPLRFIPVGTVIHAVELEPGKGAKMARSAGTSVQVQGREGDYVILRLPSGELRKVHGECYATIGAVSNADHKNIVLGKAGRTRHLGRKGHVRGTVMNPVDHPHGGGEGRAPRGRPPVSPWGQQAKGLKTRKKKKPSSALIVSRRK; the protein is encoded by the coding sequence ATGGCAGTAAAGAAGTTCAGACCCTACACCCCATCGCGCCGCTTTATGACGGTGGCAGACTTCTCCGACCTGACCAAAAAGCGCCCGGAGAAAAGCCTTACCGCCCCGCAGAAAAAAACCGGGGGGCGCAACAACCAAGGCCGCACCACCAGCCGCTTCATTTCCGGCGGCCACAAGCAGCTCTACCGCATCATCGACTTCCGTCGGCGGGACAAGGCCGGCATCCCGGCCCGGGTAGCAGCCCTCGAGTACGATCCCAACCGCACCGCCCGCATTGCTTTGTTGTTTTACAGGGACGGCGAGAAGCGCTATATTTTGGCGCCCGATGCGCTAAAGGTGGATAGCATCGTGAACAGCGGCCCCGAGGCACCCATCTCGGTGGGGAATGCTCTGCCGCTGCGCTTTATCCCGGTCGGTACGGTGATTCATGCGGTGGAGCTCGAGCCCGGTAAGGGCGCCAAGATGGCCCGCAGCGCCGGCACCAGCGTGCAGGTACAAGGGCGCGAAGGCGACTACGTTATTCTGCGGCTGCCTTCGGGTGAGTTGCGCAAGGTTCACGGTGAGTGCTACGCCACCATCGGGGCGGTTTCCAACGCGGATCACAAGAACATCGTGCTGGGTAAAGCGGGCCGCACCCGCCACCTGGGCCGCAAAGGCCACGTGCGCGGTACGGTCATGAACCCGGTAGACCACCCGCACGGTGGTGGTGAGGGTCGTGCCCCGCGGGGTCGCCCGCCGGTTTCGCCTTGGGGCCAGCAGGCCAAGGGTCTTAAAACCCGCAAGAAGAAGAAGCCCTCGAGCGCGCTCATCGTGTCTCGTCGTAAATAA
- a CDS encoding 50S ribosomal protein L23 gives MKTPHDVIIRPVLSEKAYGRFADGVYTFWVHPKANKTEIAKAVEAAFKVKVVRVNTQNVLGKHKRLGRFAGKRSDRKKAIVTVAPGQKIEALEGLI, from the coding sequence ATGAAAACGCCCCATGATGTGATTATTCGGCCCGTCTTGTCGGAAAAAGCCTATGGCCGCTTTGCCGATGGGGTATACACCTTTTGGGTACATCCCAAAGCCAACAAGACCGAGATCGCTAAAGCCGTGGAGGCTGCGTTTAAGGTCAAGGTGGTGCGGGTCAACACCCAGAACGTCTTGGGTAAACACAAGCGCCTGGGCCGTTTTGCTGGCAAGCGTTCGGATCGTAAGAAGGCCATTGTGACGGTGGCCCCCGGACAAAAGATTGAGGCTCTGGAAGGACTGATCTGA
- the rplD gene encoding 50S ribosomal protein L4, giving the protein MYSLPVLGSNKTVEAALPEKVNSHVLYEVVRWQLASRRRGTAATKTRGMVNFTTKKMYGQKHTGRARHGDYGAPIFVGGGTVFGPQPRDYSYTLPKKVRKLGLGMALADRAKEGKFFLVEDFKGVSGKTKEFVAWLKAHGLEASSILLVTSDEKVARAARNLPKVRVLAPEGLNVYDIMRQEALVMEAAAWEGVQARLAQNKGGEA; this is encoded by the coding sequence ATGTATAGCCTTCCGGTGCTCGGAAGCAACAAGACCGTGGAAGCCGCGCTTCCCGAAAAGGTGAACAGCCACGTGCTTTACGAGGTGGTGCGCTGGCAACTGGCCTCGCGCCGCCGGGGTACCGCTGCCACCAAGACCCGTGGCATGGTGAACTTCACCACCAAGAAGATGTACGGGCAAAAGCACACCGGGCGGGCCCGCCACGGCGACTATGGCGCTCCTATCTTCGTAGGGGGTGGTACGGTCTTTGGGCCCCAGCCGCGCGACTATAGCTACACCCTGCCCAAAAAGGTGCGCAAGCTGGGCCTGGGTATGGCCCTGGCCGACCGCGCCAAGGAAGGCAAGTTCTTCCTGGTAGAAGACTTCAAAGGCGTGAGTGGCAAAACCAAGGAGTTCGTGGCCTGGCTCAAAGCCCACGGCCTCGAGGCTTCCTCCATCCTGCTGGTTACCAGCGACGAGAAAGTAGCCCGCGCCGCCCGCAACCTGCCCAAGGTGCGGGTGCTGGCCCCTGAAGGGCTCAACGTGTACGACATTATGCGCCAGGAGGCCCTGGTCATGGAGGCTGCGGCCTGGGAGGGTGTGCAGGCCCGGCTGGCCCAGAACAAAGGGGGTGAGGCCTGA
- the rplC gene encoding 50S ribosomal protein L3 — MKGILGTKVGMTQVWKGDKAVPVTVILAGPCPVVQRKTLEKDGYEAVQLGFQSQKPQRVNKPAKGHFAKAGVEPVKFLRELRGFNPDGDTVTVSIFNAGEVVDVTGTSKGHGFTGVMKKWNFAGGNDSHGAHKVHRHPGSIGNRKTPGRVFKGKKMAGRWGNERVTIQGLEVVDVLESENLILVKGSVPGANGSLVVVRQTSKVPALKASKGGK, encoded by the coding sequence ATGAAGGGCATCCTCGGAACCAAAGTAGGTATGACCCAGGTCTGGAAGGGGGATAAAGCAGTTCCCGTCACGGTGATTCTGGCGGGCCCTTGCCCCGTAGTGCAACGCAAGACCCTCGAGAAAGATGGCTACGAAGCGGTTCAGCTCGGCTTCCAGAGCCAGAAGCCCCAGCGGGTGAACAAGCCTGCCAAAGGGCATTTTGCCAAGGCCGGTGTGGAGCCGGTGAAGTTTTTGCGCGAACTGCGAGGCTTTAACCCCGACGGCGATACCGTTACGGTGAGCATTTTCAATGCGGGAGAAGTGGTGGATGTGACCGGCACCTCCAAAGGCCACGGCTTTACCGGTGTGATGAAGAAGTGGAACTTTGCCGGTGGCAATGACTCCCACGGGGCCCACAAGGTACACCGTCATCCCGGTTCCATCGGGAACCGCAAGACCCCTGGCCGGGTGTTCAAAGGCAAGAAGATGGCCGGGCGTTGGGGCAACGAGCGGGTGACCATCCAGGGCCTCGAGGTCGTGGACGTGCTCGAGAGTGAGAACCTGATCCTGGTCAAGGGCTCGGTGCCGGGGGCCAACGGCAGCCTGGTGGTGGTGCGCCAGACCAGCAAGGTGCCCGCCCTCAAGGCCAGTAAGGGAGGTAAGTGA
- the rpmC gene encoding 50S ribosomal protein L29: protein MPTTKPSELRKLSVAELQKRIRDTKKELMELRFQASIGQLEKNHRVSEARREIARMMTILGEKAEKHRAQEGVEHA from the coding sequence ATGCCTACGACGAAGCCCAGTGAGCTGCGTAAGTTGTCGGTGGCCGAGCTGCAAAAGCGCATTCGGGACACCAAAAAAGAGCTGATGGAGCTGCGCTTCCAGGCCAGCATCGGCCAGCTTGAAAAAAATCATCGGGTTTCCGAGGCCCGGCGTGAGATTGCCCGTATGATGACCATTCTGGGCGAGAAAGCCGAGAAGCACCGGGCCCAGGAAGGAGTTGAGCATGCCTAA
- the rpsS gene encoding 30S ribosomal protein S19: MPRSLKKGVFVESHLLEKVEAMNAKGEKRVIKTWSRRSTIVPEMIGHTLAVYNGKQHVPVYVTEQMVGHKLGEFSPTRTYRGHSKEAKTAKK, translated from the coding sequence ATGCCACGCAGCTTGAAAAAAGGAGTTTTTGTGGAAAGCCACCTGCTGGAAAAAGTCGAGGCGATGAACGCCAAAGGCGAAAAGCGGGTGATCAAGACCTGGAGCCGCCGGAGCACCATCGTGCCCGAGATGATCGGGCATACCCTGGCGGTCTACAACGGCAAGCAGCACGTGCCGGTCTATGTGACCGAGCAGATGGTGGGGCACAAGCTGGGCGAATTTTCGCCTACCCGCACCTACCGCGGTCACAGCAAAGAGGCCAAGACCGCCAAGAAGTAA
- the rplV gene encoding 50S ribosomal protein L22: protein MPLQKRSEALKGEAPYTYAKATARYVRMSPQKVRLVVDLIRGKKLDEARAILKYTPHRASEVVAKVLESAAANGMNDDRKNMLEDQIYVKAAFVDEGPAIKRLLPRARGSANMIKKRTSHITIIVGEKNG from the coding sequence ATGCCGCTGCAAAAGCGCAGCGAGGCCCTCAAGGGTGAGGCGCCTTACACCTACGCCAAGGCTACCGCCCGTTACGTGCGCATGTCGCCGCAGAAGGTGCGTCTGGTGGTGGATCTAATCCGGGGCAAGAAGCTAGACGAGGCCCGGGCCATCCTCAAGTACACCCCGCATCGCGCTTCGGAAGTGGTGGCTAAGGTGCTCGAGTCTGCTGCGGCCAACGGCATGAACGATGACCGCAAGAACATGCTCGAGGATCAGATCTACGTCAAGGCGGCTTTTGTGGACGAGGGCCCGGCCATCAAGCGGCTCCTGCCCCGTGCCCGCGGCAGCGCCAACATGATCAAGAAGCGTACCAGCCACATTACCATCATCGTGGGAGAGAAGAATGGGTAA
- the rpsJ gene encoding 30S ribosomal protein S10 — protein MPKIRIKLRGFDHKSLDASAAKIVETARRSGAQVAGPVPLPTRIRRFTVLRGPFKHKDSREHFELRTHNRLVDITDPTPKTIEGLRNLDLPTGVEIELKMVGGR, from the coding sequence ATGCCAAAGATACGAATCAAACTTCGGGGCTTCGACCACAAGAGCCTGGACGCTTCGGCGGCCAAAATTGTGGAAACAGCCCGCCGTAGCGGTGCCCAGGTGGCGGGGCCGGTGCCTCTACCTACCCGCATCCGCCGCTTCACCGTGTTGCGGGGCCCCTTCAAACACAAGGACAGCCGCGAGCACTTCGAGCTGCGCACCCACAACCGCCTGGTGGACATTACGGATCCCACCCCCAAGACCATCGAGGGGTTGCGCAACCTCGATCTGCCTACCGGCGTCGAGATTGAACTCAAGATGGTAGGAGGCCGCTAA
- the rpsC gene encoding 30S ribosomal protein S3, producing MGNKINPVGLRLGITREFESRWYAGKKSYAKLIQEDRLIRQTIEKELRPAGLARVDIERAADNIAITVYAAKPGVVIGRGGETIKRLRENLQNKFPGKTVALNVQEVGNPNLSAPLVAQRVAEQIERRFAVRRSIKQAVQRVREAGAQGAKIVVSGRIGGAEQARVEWAAEGRVPLHTLRANIDYGTARAETTYGSLGVKAYVFMGEVIGGKKVVPGAAPTARPAAPKRDQDGKPRRRSAVRKAGAGKEGGE from the coding sequence ATGGGTAACAAAATCAATCCCGTTGGCTTGCGCCTGGGTATCACCCGCGAGTTTGAGTCGCGCTGGTACGCGGGCAAGAAGTCGTATGCCAAACTCATCCAAGAAGACCGCCTGATCCGTCAGACCATCGAGAAAGAGTTGCGTCCGGCGGGCCTGGCTCGGGTTGATATCGAGCGCGCCGCCGACAACATTGCCATCACCGTGTATGCAGCCAAACCGGGGGTGGTGATCGGTCGGGGCGGCGAAACCATTAAGCGCTTGCGCGAGAACCTGCAAAACAAGTTCCCCGGCAAGACCGTGGCCTTGAACGTGCAGGAAGTGGGCAACCCCAACCTGTCGGCCCCCCTGGTAGCCCAGCGGGTGGCCGAACAGATCGAGCGTCGTTTTGCTGTGCGCCGCAGCATCAAGCAGGCCGTGCAGCGGGTGCGCGAGGCAGGTGCTCAGGGGGCCAAAATTGTGGTCTCGGGGCGCATTGGTGGGGCGGAGCAGGCCCGGGTCGAGTGGGCCGCCGAGGGCCGGGTGCCCCTGCACACCCTGCGGGCCAACATCGACTATGGTACGGCTCGAGCCGAGACCACCTACGGCTCGCTGGGGGTCAAGGCCTATGTGTTTATGGGCGAGGTAATCGGCGGCAAGAAGGTGGTGCCGGGTGCTGCGCCCACGGCTCGTCCGGCAGCGCCTAAGCGTGACCAGGATGGCAAACCCCGTCGCCGCTCAGCGGTGCGTAAAGCCGGGGCCGGAAAGGAAGGGGGCGAGTAG